A window of Daphnia pulicaria isolate SC F1-1A chromosome 4, SC_F0-13Bv2, whole genome shotgun sequence genomic DNA:
AATATCTTGTACCAGTGTTTTCTTTGTTGCTTGATACTGGTTTAGCAACTTTGGGCTTGGCtactttttcaacttttggaGGTGGTGCAAGATCAGCTTCAGTCTTAGGTCCCAAAAGACTTAAAACTTGAAGTTCAATCTCAGATTTTACCACTTTACCATCACCCCATTTCAGGGTGCTGCGAACTTCACTCATTAAGGGACCAACATTAAATCGGTacctaaacaattttttaaattataaatataTGGTTATATGGTTTTAATATGAATAACTTATAACTAGGGCAAAACAGACCTTTTCTCCACTAATTCAGTGTGATATTTCTTGATAACCTTTTCCACTTCCTGTTCTATTTGTTCAGGTGTCACCACGATTCCTACTCCACATGATTCTTCAAAGGCCTTGATGTCAACATCACCCAGAGGATTAGAAAGAAGGTAGTCCATTGCAGCTAGAGtaacacaaacaaatattaGACTCaggataataaaaatatttcaaaggtTGTTTAACATACCATTCAGCCTGAGCTCAGAGTCAATCTTTCCTTCAACCACATAACGTGAGAGAAGAGGGAGTTGCGCACTGATCTGTGGTTTCACTTTTGTTGCAATGTTGTACAACAGCACACCGTGAGATTTTGAGATTTCACCTGCTGACAAAGCCTGcaaaaacacaatttgttttaaagcACAACTTTTGTTTGACATAAATGAATACTAAAGTAAATAAGCGGCATGACAGTCAGTAATAAAAGAGGTGCCTTACTTACCGCATCAATGCAAGTTTTAAGATTTGTTGACACATTTGAGTTCTTCGCCGTTTCTTTGGCTTTAATTTCACTCAACCCAATGCCgacaaataattttacgagATCTGGACCGTCCATTTCTGTCtgacgcaatttttttattttacggaGAGAAACGAAGAGAATTGCAAGCGACGAAGTGCAGCACTGAAGAGTCTGCAGACGAcctaaatgaaaattcaaaaggttGCAGACGACACGAATCACGCAGTGGCAACGCGGGATTACGCgtcactaaaaaaaattttattatttgttttttaaaataggccTAATTACCGAATTTAGGCCTAGATGAataagcaataaaaaaaattacgaaaaaatacaaatgaaattattttggaCAAATATTTGATCCTACTCGTCTATATCCGaattatcatttttaaaatacaatatTCACGACTAATTTTACTTTAGTATTTTAATTAGTGATTGGCATAAATACAACATTTTTTCCATGAATGATTTCAGGGATCAGTGATGCCGAATTTGGATAACGGTAACTTAACGCTGAAGAGTTATCTTCAACTATAGTAGCAGAGAGCCAGATATTCGTCAATTACAATTGACAGCggtaacggaaaaaaaaatattctggccgataataaataatttggtaATAGCGGAATAACAGTAGCCTATAATATGTGCGTTTTATTTGCAGCTGTATAGGCCTAGGGCAGATTGAATTCAGACTGGATTAATTTGATTTAGAAACATAACAGCGACAACAACCGTTTTACGAGTAGGAAAAAGGTACAAAGGTAAATTTGACGGGCGCATGGGTGTGGTCGATGGTTGTATTGGTTCCATTTGAATTGGTGACGAAACACTGGGTCCTATTGGCGTAGAAATCGTCGGTTGCTACGTGGGAGCTGTTCATCCCGTCGCTGGTGGTAATGACCCAAGCGACATAATGGCGTAGACGGCAGGGCGTTGATAGGTCGGAATTGGGCATCGAGTAGAAGCTAATAATTCAAAGACAAATCAGTAGGCTATTGACGAAACGAACCTATGAAATCTATTTAGGCTAGTAGCGCGATGATGAATGCGTCACCTAGTCGATGCGGAAGCAAACTGCAACGTCACGCCGTTCCTTTCCGTGCAGATGCCAATGTAGTAGACGTCGTCGAAAGGCATCATGGGCGTCGTTTGAAAGGCAGCCAACAGCGGAAGGATTGAGCTTCCCGAAATGGCAACGGCCTGTCCATTAAAGTAACGGGGGTACAGATTCCATGGCCACTCTTGATGCGTAATGTTCCACTTGCCCTCTATGGTATATAttatcaaaatcaatcaaatggtGATTGCTTTCAGCTTTTCATAAATTAGCAAAATGAATAAGTCTATACTCCTTGCCTCGATTGGGAATGTAGTCGCTACCGTAGCCGTAATAGGAACCAAACATGCTGCTTTTGTTCGACCGGTGCTGGACTAGGAACTGGGCGAGATTGCGGACGTTGATGTAGACGTCGTCGTCCACCTTGTAGACAAAATCAATGTCCGGGCAATGGTTGATCAACCAGTTGAAGAGGCCGGCCACTTTGAGGGATAAGTTCCGGTAAAAATCGGACATTCCTATCTGGATGATATCCCCGTGAGTTTGGCTCTCCTCTTGGATTTTGGATTGCGTCTCATTGTTGTCCGTCATGCCCAGAATGAAGGCGAAGCCAACCAGACTGAACGAACCATTCTTAttcctattttcttctttcaaatgaTTCAACCACGTCTGCCGGATCATTTTCCGTTTGTCAAAATTATCCGGGGCCGAATTCACAGTCACGAATAAACTCGGTTTGCTGGCGGCGGTGTTGGCATTCAGACGACACGCTGGGACGGAGATGGGATAGTGGAATGACGTGACGTCATTAATCACGGGACCGTATTCTGGCTTGAGCGGCTCCATTCCGGCCAATTTCGACAGCCCTAAACGGGCCACCGAATAACGGGTGTAGTTGCCCACTCCGGGATAAGGCGTTCCGCGCAAATAAGTCGCCATGTAATCGAATAACTTTCGATCGAGCCCTGCTGATGCTGATGCCGACAACGCGCTGTTACTTTTcgaatgaatttctttttggcgtTGATTCCTGATGTGTTCCGTTTGATTCGATGCCTGTTTCCTCACCTGTTCACAGAATTTTATATTAATTGTTCAGTTTTGTTAATAGCACACAACAGACTGTCAATCGAGCGATTGTCCACCATCAAATTAAttaaaggggggagggggagacCCTGAATGAAATTATATAGCCTAAATCTATCCTACGCAATCATGTATAATAGTGTATAATAAAAGTGCATTTTAATCCATACAACAAAAGTGTTCTGATATCCCAAATGTCATTTGAAAtaagtttgaaatgaaatcatttgtgCAATTTACCTGTTGATAAAATTTGATGGGATGATGGCGAAGGAGGACGTAGATAACACTGGTGCTGACCAGCGACACTACAAAAATGATGCTGCGTAGGTGTGACATTCTCCGCATTTTCGTCACACAATTCAAATAGACGATTGCGCTAATTTTGTATCCGAATAGGCTACTATATGGAAGTGTGCTTATTGATTGAGAATTGGATGTCACGCTGACTCTCAGATTTGAGTGTTTAAAACGGTTTTAATTGAACGCTTTGCGTTCTTGTGAGGCACGTATAAAGGATCAATGATTTCATATACGTGATTCAAATTTCATTGTACTTCCGCGCACCTGTCATCAAAGTGTAATTTGAGCGTTTCTAGAACTGCGCAGcagtcattgaaatgtttgggtATATGAAATATGATGTTAACTAGTTATAGCGTGTCCCATTGTGTTGCATTGCTATATTCGAGTAAGACCAGACCTGAATTTACTTAGCTAGAGCTTTTAGTGAGAGTAGCCGTTAGTCCAGTTGATGCTGTTCACAGTTTTCTTCCCTTCTTCTCTTGTTTATTTCGGTATGTACAAACTTCTTTTAATTATAGTTTAGCGTCCTTTTCCCAAAATCCTTTGTGGAAACGGAACTATTACGATACTTTTATACAATACTGGGCACTTGATGTAGAGTTctataatttcaaaaaacgCGCCTTTTTGTGATAATTTTCAGTGGGGCATTATTTAAGTATTTGATTGGACATGTCGTCATTTTTCGAAGCGGCCGTTGCCTATTTCTGGAAAAGTCTTTCTTGGCTGAATTCCTGGTGCCGATCGTTCCGACCAATGTGCCACCTGATGGTCATTGGCTTTTTCCTCATCTCCTACTGCGCCTATTCGACTATTTCTTTCAACCGACAAGTCGTGTCCGTCTGGCTAACTGACAGGTTCGTTCATCATCAAATGAGGACGAAATATAATGCGACGACGCCCAGCAATCAGAAAATTAACCGACGGACCTGTTGCCTTTTAACCGATCGAGCGGTCGACATTTGCGGCCGACCCAATTGCACGTCTCCATTGTGTCTGCCTCCTCATATTTTACATGAGCTGAAGAGCGACGGGTCAAACGCTTTTTTCATCGAAACGTCCGGCAGCGGCGGTTTGAACATCCGCCAGGCCTGCGCCGTCGAGTCGCTGGCCTTTCACAATCCAAATTTGACCGTCAACGTCCTTTTCATGATGGACAACGGCCATCatcagaaacaaaataaaagcaaagTGGTTAAAACTCTGGAAAAGTTGAgggaaaaatacgaaaatgtCCAGTTCATCGTTGCCGATTTAGGCGAGTATCTGGCCGGAACTCTGCTGGAGAAATGGTTCCACTGCACTGACTGGCGGACAGGGCCCTACCACGTCGCCCACCTGAGCGACGGCCTGCGCTTGTTGACTCTGCACCAGTTCGGCGGATATTATTTCGACCTGGACGTCATCCTGGTCCGGCCCGTCACCTTTTACCGCAACTTTGCTGCCGCCGAGTCGGGCAGAGAATTCGGCAACAGTGTCATTCACGCCGACTACGGACATCCCATTATGCAACTGGCCGTCAACGACTTCACTTCCAACTACAAGTAAATTGTGCATAAAAATACAAGATCATTCAAATTCCAAAATTTTCCGAATTTGTCTTTGAATAGACGAGATGTTTGGGGCCACAACGGACCTGATTTGTTAATGCGGGTCATGAAAACCTTTTGCGGAGAAGAGAATTTCAATGCCATCAATTACGTCAGTTGCCGAGGCTTTGGTGCCCTGCCGACCTCGACGTTTTCTCCGATCCACTGGAGCAATTGGCGATCGTTTTTCAGCCAAAGGCCGGCCAATGAAACCGGAGCGCCCGGTTGGATCACCAAACAAGTCGTCGGCGTCCACGTTTGGAACAAATTGAGTTTCAACGAAACGGCCTACAAGAATTCGACGCAGGAATACGTCCGGCTGGTCAGGCACAATTGCCCCGTAATGTTCTCCATCGCTCCCGAAACATTTTAATCAAGTGGAGTCCTTAATATCCAGCAAGTCGATGTTATACACTCCTGTGTAAATCCACTATTTCCGTTGATGATATACATACTAGGCGTTGTTGCCCGGTCTATAATATAATATCACGCAGAACAATGTTCCGTTTAGTTTGTCGGTTCGTCTTCGTCCTCTTTGAAATGAGGCGGAGTCGGTTGGAAAACCTCTTGGTTATTAGCTGCACAGAACTTTGGCATCAGTGCAAAATAAGTAGTTATATAATAGTGCAACATACAAATTGCTGGCTAATAGAAAGCAGCCGTTATATAGGATCATATTCATTCCCACCAAAATTAGCTTGAattgttatattttaaaaatttgtgatTAGCTTTATAATAATAGGAATCCGTCGGCTGCTACTGATCCTTGCGGATCCTTGACAACAAAAATGACCTTCTCTCCATCAGCCGTCACTCGTTATGGATTGTTAGCGTTGCTGGCTATTCAGGCAAGTCATTATTTACAAATATAAGCTACTGTATATAgataataatgtaataaaagCACTGTGCATACTATATGTCAAATATAGAATACGGCCACCGTTCTTTGCATGCGGGCATCGATGGTCAACGCTTCGGTGGCTAATCAAAAGTACCTGGTGTCAACCTTGGTCCTCACCATGGAAATGATTAAAATATCTCTGATTGCGGCCCTGATTGTCGCCACCGAAGCCAAATTCTCCATCAAAGAAGCGGCCAAGCTTCTGTACAAGGAGATTCTGTGCCGGCCGCTAGACGCCTTGCCTTTGGCCGTGCCCAGTTTCCTCTACGTCGTCCAGGACAATTTGATCGTCTTCGCCCTGTCGTGCGTCGACGCCACCACCTACCaggtgattttctatttattagtCGATATGATTAGGATAGCAGATTGTTAAATATAACTCTTATAATCAGGTAACCTATCAGGCCAGAATATTGACGACGGCCTTATTCGCCAGGATTCTGCTCAATCAAGTCCTGCCAATCAAGAGATGGCTTTCCCTGTTGCTGCTCATGTCGGGAGTGATTTTGACTCAGGTATAACATCTATAAACATTAGGCCGACAATAAGATCATAGTTTTTATATCACTCCGTGTTATTTTGCAGGTTAATTTCAATGGGGAAATGGGTGATTTGAGTTGGCGAGCTCAAAGAGAAGACGCGACTTATTTGCTGGGTCTTTTAGCCATCGGATGCGCCACAATGACCAGCGGATTCGCCGGAGTCTACAACGAGAAGGTCATCAAGAACGGGCAGCAACCACTGCTGCTGATCAGAAGTTTCCAGCTCAGTAATAACATCTATAAATCATACATCTATACATTAATAATACAGAACATGCTGCTGTTCTGCTGCTGtttctcaatttttaaaatttgacttCTCATTTTTATTAATAGGTTTGTTTTGCGTTTTCTTCGCCTTTATGGGCGTCGTGATCAAGGACGGCGTCGTCGTCCTGCGCCAAGGCTATTTTCACGGCTACACTCCCTTTGTGTGGCTCATAGCCACCATGCAGGTGTCGAAATCATTATCTATTAGTTTATATTCATCAATAATACCTACCGAATaatactgttaaaaaaaaaggctattgGCGGAATTATCGTGGCCGGAACGATGAAGTACGCCGACAACATTTTGAAAACGTTTGCCTCCGCCAATTCGATCGCCCTGTCCGGCGTCCTCTCCTATTATTTCCTACTGGACAACGGCGACACTTTCACGCCAACTTTCTTCTTCGGCACTTTGGTCATCATCTTCGCCACTTTTCTCTATTCGTCCGTCAAGACCGTCCCTCATCATCACCCAATAGCGGCCCCGCTTCCGTCGAAGAATCGCCGACTCCTTCCGTACTCAACCAAAGTGTAATAAATGGGAAATATTTCCCCCATACTTTTCCTGTAATTTTCCTTAATATTATGGCTGTTGGTACACGACATCGTCTCGCACTATAGGCAACTGAGTGTCGTCTGCGCCGGATTTGTGATCTTATTGATTGCCGTTTTTCTGATCCGTCAAAATAACACAGTCGTCATCGATGCAACTCAATTGGGACCATCGGGAAACCTCCAGCAGTATCGGGCAGCTGGCCATCACAGCAGTAATCGCAGTTACAATTTGATGGAGGAAACAGAGTTGGCTGATGGATGGACTCGAATCTTCAACAACCAAGAATGTACAATAGGTGATTCTATTTTGATTTAGTCTATAGTTATATTTCATTCTAATACTTATTTGTATATTCTTTGAACCTGATGGGGTATAACTGCAATTTTAAGATTATTTAAATGCCAACAAAGTTGCGCAAGATCATCCATGCGTCATTGAAACTATTCGGCGGCATTATTTGAACCAACCTCCGTCTTCGCAGGTTCCGCTCATGTTGGACTCGGACGACATCAAGGATCGATCGCCTGGCCAGACTGGCGTTATTTTAAAGCTCCTGAAAAACCAGGTTATTATTTAAAGCTGTCATCGTATAATTACGCCATTTTGTATATCGATTATAATTACATTACCAGACGGAGGGATTCTTTGCCGATTGCGGCGCTCACGACGGCGAGTTCCTGTCCAACACACTCGACCTGGAACGCAAATTCAACTGGAGCGGCATTTTGATCGAAGCCAACCCGGAAACGTTTCAAAAACTCTTGTCCCGCAACCGGAAATCGTGGGCCCTACCGATCTGTCTCAGTTTGGAAATGTTTCCTACCAAAGTATTATTTAATGTTATTATACCATCcgcaaattaaattgatgTATACAAAGCTATACGTAATATATTCGTCCTCCAGGTGAGTTTCCAGCCCAAGAGTGTCGATTCTGGCCACAGTCACATTGAAGGTGCGGCCAAAACTCTGCAGAAGCCTGGAATCCCCGGCGTCGATCCTGCCATGATAACCGTCCAGTGTTTCCCGTTCTATTCGGTCCTGCTGGCCGTTGGGCGAACTCAAATCGATTTCTTCAGTCTCGACGTCGAAGGACACGAATTGAAAATCCTCAAAACAATTCCCTGGCACAAAGTTGACATTAAGGTGAGATTtgctataaaatatattaaaGCAAAATATGCTATATACCATTTGATCATTCAAATACATTTGATTCAAAGTCATTGACAgtggaatgggataacatcCCCGAGGGCCAGGAGGCCTTGACCGGTTTCATGGAGGAAAGTGGCTTCATCAAGATGGGCGCAATCAAATGGACCAGAGACATCATCTTCATTCCAAAATTTAATCAGTAATGTCCAATTGAAATAAGCCTTTCAAAAGTAGCCTAATATTATATGGTTATATTATAATGGCATGTAACAATTTGCCGTTTCCCGATtgttagaaaataataaaccaaCCGTGTCctatagaccttattaagatGCAAaagtatgggtcaagccgacccctttgcgtcgcgttgcagtgtgaaggggtgccgtgaacagaagatttttttttggctcgaCTCATGTGGCATAGTAATAGGCTTTACGggttaatcgtgcccgagggaagaatagggaggaaaggaaagtctggtcccctctttttttcattctttcctttcctccctttccttccctcgggcacgattaaccCGTAAAGCCTATTACTATGCCACATGAGtcgagccaaaaaaaaatcttctgttcacggcaccccttcacactgcaacgcgacgcaaaggggtcggcttgacccatacctttgcatcttaataaggtctatTCGGTGTTACGATAATACCATTTAATTGATTCGGAATCTTATCTGCAATTCTGCATTCGTGTTTCCCCTTGGCCTTGGCATTGGCCTTTAATTAAAGTGCAGCACTGCAGAGTGCAGACGACCTAAACGAAACTTCAAAAGGTTGCAGACGACACGACTCACGAATCACGCAGTGGCAACGGGTGATTAGGCGTcactaaaattaatttatttaaaaaacagaatCACCGAATTTAGGCCTAGATGaatagaaatacaaaaattacaaataaaaaataccattgaaattatttttgacaaATATTTATCGTCTTTATCTGAATTATACAAAAGAAAGCGGTAACGGGAAAAAATATACCAGccgataataaataatttggtaATAGCGGAATAACAGTAGCCTATAATATGTGCGTTTTATTTGCAGCTGTATGGGCCTAGGGCAGATTGAGTTCAGACTGGATTAATTTGATTCAGAAACAACAGCGACAACCGTTTTTACGAGTAGGAAAAAGGTACAAAGGTAAATTTGACGGGCGCATGGGTGTGGTCGATGGTTGTATTGGTTCCGTTTGAATTGGTGACGAAACACTGGGTCCTATTGGCGTAGAAATCGCCGGTTGCTACGTGGGAGCTGTTCATCCCGTCGCTGGTGGTAATGACCCAAGCAACATAATGGCGTAGACGGCAGGGCGTTGATAGGTCGGAATCGGGCATCGAGTAGAAGCTAATAATTCAAACACAAATCAGTATTGACGAAACGAACCTATAAAATCTATTTAGGCTAGTAGCGCGATGATGAATGCGTCACCTAGTCGATGCGGAAGCAAACTGCAACGTCACGCCGTTCCTTTCCGTGCAGATGCCAATGTAGTAGACGTCGTCGAAAGGCATCATGGGCGTCGTTTGAAAGGCAGCCAACAGCGGAAGGATTGAGCTTCCCGAAATGGCAACGGCCTGTCCATTAAAGTAAAGGGGGTACAGATTCCATGGCCACTCTTCATGCGTAATGTTCCACTTGCCCTCTATGGTATATAttatcaaaatcaatcaaatggtGATTGACTGATTGCTTTCAGCTTTTTATAAATTAGCAAAATGAATAAGTCTATACTCCTTGCCTCGATTGGGAATGTAGTCGCTACCGTAGCCGTAATAGGAACCAAACATGCTGCTTTTGTTCGATCGGTGCTGGACTAGGAACTGGGCGAGATTGCGTACGTTGATGTAGACGTCGTCGTCCACCTTGTAGACAAAATCAATGTCCGGGCAATGGTTGTACAACCAGTTGAAGAGGCCGGCCACTTTGAGGGATAAGTTCCGGTAAAAATCGGACATTCCTATCTGGATGATATCCCCGTGAGTTTGGCTCTCCTCTTGGATTTTGGATTGCATCTCATTGTTGTCCGTCATGCCCAGAATGAAGGCGAAGCCAACCAGACTGAACGAACCATTCTTAttcctattttcttctttcaaatgaTTCAACCACGTCTGCCGGATCATTTTCCGTTTGTCAAAATTATCCGGGGCCGAATTCACAGTCACGAATAAACTCGgtttgctggtggtggtgttggcaTTCAGACGACACGCTGGGACGGAGATGGGATAGTGGAATGACGTGACGTCATTAATCACGGGACCGTATTCTGGCTTGAGCGGCTCCATTCCGGCCAATTTCGACAGCCCTAAACGGGCCACCGAATAACGGGTGTAGTTGCCCACTCCGGGATAAGGCGTTCCGCGCAAATAAGTCGCCATGTAATCGAATAACTTTCGATCGAGCCCTGCTGATGCTGATGCCGACAACGCGCTGTTACTTTTcgaatgaatttctttttggcgtTGATTCCTGATGTGTTCCGTTTGATTCGATGCCTGTTTCATCACCTGTTCACAGAATTTTATATTAATTGTTCAGTTTTGTTAATAGCGCACAACAGACTGCCAATCGAGCGATTGCCCGCCATCAAATTAAttaaaggggggagggggagacCCTGAATGAAATTATATAGCCTAAATCTATCCTACGCAATCATGTATAATAGTGTATAATAAAAGTGCATTTTAATCCATACAACAAAAGTGTTCTGATATCCCAAATGTCATTTGAAAtaagtttgaaatgaaatcatttgtgCAATTTACCTGTTGATAAAATTTGATGGGATGATGGTGAAGGAGGACGTAGATAACACTGGTGCTGACCAGCGACATCACAATAATGATGCTGGGTAGTTGTGACATTCTCTGCATTTTCGTCACACAATTCAAATAGACGATTGAGCTAATTTTGTATCCGAATACTATATATATGGAAGTGTGATTGATTGAGAATTGGATGTCACGCTGACTTTCATATTTGAGTGTTTAAAACGGTTTTAATTGAACGCTTGGCGTTCTTGTGAGGCACGTATAAAGGATCAATGATTTCATATACGtgattaaaatttcattgtaCTTCCGCGCACCTGTCATCAAAGTGTAATTTGAGCGTTTCTAGAACTGCTGCGCAGTTATAGAAATGTTTGGGTATAGCCTATGTAATATCATGTTAACTAGTTATAGCGTGTGTCATTTTGTTGCATTACTATTCGAGTGAGACCAGACCTGAATTTAGTTAGCTAGAGCTGTTAGTGAGAGTAGCCGTAGTTAGTCCAGTTGCTGTTCACAGTGTTAATCCTTTCTtctcttggtttttttttttcggtatgTGTACAAACATCTTTATTATAGTTTAAAGTCCTTTTCCCAAAATCCTTTGGGGAAACGGAACTATTACGGTATTTTATGCACTACTGGGCACTTGATGTATAGAGTtctagaatttcaaaaaacgcGCCTTCGCTATTtctgcattttttttcctagAGTGATATAATCACAGTGGGGCATTATATAAGTATTTGATTGGAAATGGCGTTGACCCATTGCATGTCGTCATTTTTCGAAGCGGCCGTTGCCTATTTCTGGAAAAGTCTATCTTGGCTGAATTCCAGGTGCCGACCGATCCGACCAATGGGTCACCTGCAGATGGTCATCGGCTTTTTGCTCATCTCCTACTGGGCCTATTCGACTATTTCTTTCAACCGACAAGTCGTGTCGGTCTGGCTAACTGAAAGGTTCGTTCATCATCAAATGAGGACGAAATATAATGCGACGACGCCCAGCAATCAGAAAATTGACCGACAGACTTGTTGCTTTTTAACCGATTTAGCAGTAGACATTTGCGGCCGACCCAATTGCACGTCTCCATTGTGTCCGCCTACTCCAACTTTACATGAGCTGAAGAGCGACGGGTCAAACGCCTTTTTCATCGAAACGTCCGGCAGCGGCGGTTTGAACATCCGCCAGGCCTGCGCCGTCGAGTCGCTGGCCTTTCACAATCCAAATTTGACCGTCAACGTCCTTTTCATGATGGACGACGGCCATCatcagaaacaaaataaaagcaaagTGATGATTAAAACTGTCGAAAAGTTGAgggaaaaatacgaaaatgtCCAGTTCATCGTTGCCGATTTGGCCGATTACATGACCGGCACGTCGATGGAGAAATGGTTCCACTGCACTGACTGGCGGACAGGGGCCTACCACATCTCCCACCTGAGCGACGGCCTGCGCTTCCTGACCCTGAACAAGTACGGCG
This region includes:
- the LOC124337087 gene encoding lactosylceramide 4-alpha-galactosyltransferase-like; this translates as MRTKYNATTPSNQKINRRTCCLLTDRAVDICGRPNCTSPLCLPPHILHELKSDGSNAFFIETSGSGGLNIRQACAVESLAFHNPNLTVNVLFMMDNGHHQKQNKSKVVKTLEKLREKYENVQFIVADLGEYLAGTLLEKWFHCTDWRTGPYHVAHLSDGLRLLTLHQFGGYYFDLDVILVRPVTFYRNFAAAESGREFGNSVIHADYGHPIMQLAVNDFTSNYKRDVWGHNGPDLLMRVMKTFCGEENFNAINYVSCRGFGALPTSTFSPIHWSNWRSFFSQRPANETGAPGWITKQVVGVHVWNKLSFNETAYKNSTQEYVRLVRHNCPVMFSIAPETF
- the LOC124337717 gene encoding lactosylceramide 4-alpha-galactosyltransferase-like produces the protein MALTHCMSSFFEAAVAYFWKSLSWLNSRCRPIRPMGHLQMVIGFLLISYWAYSTISFNRQVVSVWLTERFVHHQMRTKYNATTPSNQKIDRQTCCFLTDLAVDICGRPNCTSPLCPPTPTLHELKSDGSNAFFIETSGSGGLNIRQACAVESLAFHNPNLTVNVLFMMDDGHHQKQNKSKVMIKTVEKLREKYENVQFIVADLADYMTGTSMEKWFHCTDWRTGAYHISHLSDGLRFLTLNKYGGYYFDLDVISVRPVTFYRNFVAAESGREFGSSVIHVDYGHPIMQLAVNDFTSNYKRDVWGHNGPDLLMRVMKTFCGEENFNAINYVSCRGFGALPTSTFSPIHWSNWRSFFSQRPANETGAPGWITKQVVGVHVWNKLSFNETAYKNSTQEYVRLVRHNCPVIFSIASETF